A genomic stretch from Streptomyces venezuelae ATCC 10712 includes:
- a CDS encoding DNA-3-methyladenine glycosylase: protein MSESPDRTPLPRAFFDRPVLEVAPDLLGRTLVRRSPEGVMELRLTEVEAYAGAIDPGSHAFRGRTARNAVMFGPPGHAYVYFTYGMWHCLNLVCGPEGKASGVLLRAGEILKGVEQARPRRRSARRDHELAKGPARLATALDIALSLNGTDTCDGPDSPLAVLTGTPPRARNIRSGPRTGVGGDGAPHPWRFWIDEDPTVSPYRPHTPRKRPLDSNRPTA from the coding sequence ATGAGTGAGAGCCCCGACCGTACGCCGCTCCCGCGCGCCTTCTTCGACCGCCCGGTCCTCGAGGTCGCCCCCGACCTCCTCGGCCGCACACTCGTCCGTCGCTCACCGGAAGGAGTGATGGAACTGCGCCTCACGGAGGTGGAGGCGTACGCGGGCGCGATCGACCCCGGTTCGCATGCCTTCCGGGGCCGCACGGCCCGCAACGCCGTCATGTTCGGCCCGCCCGGACACGCGTACGTCTACTTCACCTACGGCATGTGGCACTGCCTCAACCTGGTGTGCGGCCCCGAGGGCAAGGCGAGCGGGGTGCTGCTGCGCGCGGGGGAGATCCTGAAGGGCGTCGAGCAGGCCCGGCCCCGCCGTCGCTCGGCCCGCCGGGACCACGAGCTGGCGAAGGGCCCCGCCCGCCTGGCCACGGCCCTCGACATCGCCCTCTCCCTGAACGGCACGGACACCTGCGACGGCCCGGACTCGCCCCTCGCCGTCCTCACCGGCACCCCGCCCCGCGCCCGGAACATCCGCAGCGGCCCCCGCACCGGAGTGGGCGGCGACGGCGCCCCGCACCCCTGGCGGTTCTGGATCGACGAGGACCCGACGGTGAGTCCGTACCGGCCCCACACGCCCCGGAAGCGCCCACTTGACTCGAACCGCCCGACCGCCTAA
- a CDS encoding sporulation protein, whose amino-acid sequence MGFKKLLASLGAGGASVETVLTEENVVPGGVVQGEVRIQGGSVDQQIEGLSVGLQARVEVEGGDQEHKQDIEFVKVRLGGAFEVKAGAVHVVPFGLEIPWETPVTSVSGQQLRGMHIGVTTELEIARAVDSGDLDPVNVHPLPAQQAILDAFLQLGFRFKSADMERGHIRGTRQKLPFYQEIEFFAPQQYRGLNQVEVSFVADDREMDVVLEMDKKPGLFGEGSDSFRAFKVGLHDFHTTDWAAYLNQWLAEVGGRRNWL is encoded by the coding sequence ATGGGATTCAAGAAGCTGCTCGCGAGCCTGGGTGCCGGCGGGGCCAGTGTCGAGACGGTGCTGACCGAGGAGAACGTGGTCCCGGGCGGCGTCGTCCAGGGCGAGGTGCGCATCCAGGGCGGCAGTGTCGACCAGCAGATCGAGGGGCTCTCCGTCGGGCTGCAGGCGCGGGTCGAGGTCGAGGGCGGTGACCAGGAGCACAAGCAGGACATCGAGTTCGTCAAGGTGCGCCTGGGCGGTGCCTTCGAGGTGAAGGCCGGTGCGGTGCACGTGGTGCCGTTCGGTCTGGAGATCCCGTGGGAGACGCCGGTGACCTCGGTGTCGGGGCAGCAGCTGCGCGGCATGCACATCGGTGTGACGACCGAGCTGGAGATCGCGCGCGCGGTGGACTCCGGTGACCTGGACCCGGTCAACGTGCACCCGCTGCCGGCGCAGCAGGCGATCCTGGACGCCTTCCTCCAGCTGGGCTTCCGCTTCAAGAGCGCGGACATGGAGCGCGGGCACATCCGCGGGACGCGGCAGAAGCTGCCGTTCTACCAGGAGATCGAGTTCTTCGCGCCGCAGCAGTACCGGGGCCTGAACCAGGTCGAGGTCAGCTTCGTCGCGGACGACCGTGAGATGGACGTCGTCCTGGAGATGGACAAGAAGCCGGGTCTGTTCGGTGAGGGCAGCGACTCGTTCCGCGCCTTCAAGGTGGGTCTGCACGACTTCCACACGACCGACTGGGCGGCTTACCTGAACCAGTGGCTCGCCGAGGTCGGCGGCCGTCGCAACTGGCTCTAG
- a CDS encoding YbhB/YbcL family Raf kinase inhibitor-like protein: MSEGKRAPLPHDFHPPVAAFTVVSDDIAPGGVLKDAQVYAAGNTSPQLRWEGFPPGTKSFAVTCFDPDAPTGSGFWHWVLFDIPASVTELPAGAGSGSFEGLPAGAVHVRNDYGSKDFGGAAPPAGDPAHRYVFTVYAVDSEKLGPDSDASPAAIGFNLRFHTLGRAQLIGEYAAPAAG; this comes from the coding sequence GTGTCCGAGGGCAAGAGGGCGCCGCTCCCCCACGACTTCCACCCGCCGGTGGCGGCGTTCACCGTGGTGAGCGACGACATCGCGCCGGGCGGGGTCCTGAAGGACGCTCAGGTGTACGCGGCGGGGAACACCTCGCCGCAGCTGCGCTGGGAGGGGTTCCCACCGGGGACGAAGAGCTTCGCCGTCACCTGCTTCGACCCCGACGCTCCGACGGGCAGCGGGTTCTGGCACTGGGTGCTGTTCGACATCCCGGCGTCGGTGACGGAGCTGCCGGCGGGTGCCGGGTCGGGGTCGTTCGAGGGGCTGCCGGCCGGGGCCGTGCACGTCCGGAACGACTACGGGTCGAAGGACTTCGGTGGTGCCGCTCCGCCGGCGGGCGATCCGGCGCACCGCTACGTCTTCACCGTGTACGCGGTGGACAGCGAGAAGCTGGGTCCCGACAGCGACGCGTCGCCGGCGGCGATCGGCTTCAATCTGCGGTTCCACACGCTGGGGCGCGCCCAGTTGATCGGTGAGTACGCGGCTCCCGCGGCGGGCTGA
- a CDS encoding HNH endonuclease, which produces MRDTLVLNASFEPLSTVTLNRAVVLVLTDKAVVEHAHPDLRVRGAAVDLPVPRVIRLCRYVRVPFRRQAPWSRRGVLVRDQHRCAYCGRRATTVDHVVPRAQGGGDTWLNTVASCAEDNHRKADRTPEQAGMPLLHQPFEPTPADAMLLAMRASERSELPEWLARAAA; this is translated from the coding sequence ATGCGGGACACGCTGGTACTCAACGCGAGCTTCGAGCCGCTGTCGACGGTCACTCTCAACCGTGCGGTGGTCCTCGTCCTGACGGACAAGGCCGTCGTCGAGCACGCCCATCCCGATCTGCGGGTCCGTGGTGCCGCCGTCGATCTTCCGGTGCCGCGGGTGATCAGGCTCTGCCGGTACGTACGGGTGCCGTTCCGAAGACAGGCGCCGTGGTCGAGGCGGGGTGTGCTGGTGCGGGACCAGCACCGGTGCGCGTACTGCGGGCGGCGGGCGACGACCGTCGACCACGTGGTGCCGCGGGCGCAGGGTGGTGGGGACACCTGGCTGAACACGGTCGCGTCCTGCGCCGAGGACAACCACCGCAAGGCGGACCGGACGCCGGAGCAGGCGGGGATGCCGCTGCTGCACCAGCCGTTCGAGCCGACGCCGGCGGACGCGATGCTGCTGGCGATGCGGGCGAGCGAGCGGTCGGAGCTCCCGGAGTGGCTGGCGAGGGCGGCCGCGTAA
- a CDS encoding sulfite exporter TauE/SafE family protein yields the protein MALSIWEALAVLAAGIGAGTINTIVGSGTLITFPVLLATGLPPITANVSNALGLVPGSISGAIGYRAELKGQKRRILRLGGAALLGGLIGAILLLALPSDAFDAIVPILIGLALVLVLLQPRIAAAVKRRREQTGTEAHPDGGPVLLGGLFLASMYGGYFGAAQGVLYLSLMGLLLHDNLQRINAVKNILGALVNGVAAVFFLFVADFDWTAVLLIAVGSTIGGQIGAKVGRKLPPTVLRGVIIAVGVVAILQLTLR from the coding sequence ATGGCGTTGTCCATCTGGGAAGCCCTGGCAGTCCTCGCCGCCGGCATCGGCGCCGGCACCATCAACACCATCGTCGGATCGGGAACGCTCATCACGTTCCCGGTCCTGCTCGCGACCGGACTCCCCCCGATCACCGCGAACGTCTCCAACGCCCTGGGCCTCGTCCCCGGCTCCATCAGCGGAGCCATCGGCTACCGCGCCGAACTCAAGGGCCAGAAGCGCCGCATCCTCCGCCTCGGCGGCGCCGCCCTCCTCGGCGGACTCATCGGCGCGATCCTCCTCCTGGCGCTGCCGTCCGACGCGTTCGACGCGATCGTCCCGATCCTCATCGGCCTCGCGCTCGTCCTGGTCCTCCTCCAGCCCCGGATCGCCGCCGCCGTCAAGCGCCGCCGCGAACAGACCGGCACCGAGGCCCACCCCGACGGCGGCCCCGTCCTCCTCGGCGGCCTCTTCCTCGCCAGCATGTACGGCGGGTACTTCGGCGCCGCCCAGGGCGTGCTCTACCTCTCCCTGATGGGCCTGCTCCTCCACGACAACCTGCAGCGCATCAACGCCGTCAAGAACATCCTCGGCGCCCTCGTCAACGGCGTCGCCGCCGTGTTCTTCCTCTTCGTCGCCGACTTCGACTGGACGGCCGTCCTGCTCATCGCCGTCGGCTCCACCATCGGCGGCCAGATCGGCGCCAAGGTCGGCCGCAAACTGCCGCCCACGGTCCTGCGCGGAGTGATCATCGCGGTCGGCGTCGTCGCCATCCTCCAGCTCACCCTCCGCTGA
- a CDS encoding SPFH domain-containing protein, with product MSAVIIVLIILVVLVFIALIKTIQVIPQASAAIVERFGRYTRTLNAGLNIVVPFIDSIRNRIDLREQVVPFPPQPVITQDNLVVNIDTVIYYQVTDARAATYEVASYIQAIEQLTVTTLRNIIGGMDLERTLTSREEINAALRGVLDEATGKWGIRVNRVELKAIEPPTSIQDSMEKQMRAERDKRAAILTAEGTRQSAILTAEGEKQSAILRAEGESKAAALRAEGEAQAVRTVFEAIHAGDPDQKLLSYQYLQMLPKIAEGDANKLWIVPSEIGDALKGLSGAFGNKDGSVPGFNTKAAGTERRDEPPVD from the coding sequence ATGTCAGCAGTCATCATCGTCCTGATCATTCTGGTGGTGCTCGTCTTCATCGCCCTGATCAAGACGATCCAGGTCATTCCGCAGGCGAGCGCGGCGATCGTGGAGCGCTTCGGCCGTTACACCCGCACGCTCAACGCCGGACTGAACATCGTCGTCCCGTTCATCGACTCGATCCGCAACCGGATCGACCTCCGCGAACAGGTCGTGCCGTTCCCGCCGCAGCCGGTCATCACCCAGGACAACCTCGTCGTCAACATCGACACGGTCATCTACTACCAGGTGACCGACGCCCGCGCCGCGACCTACGAGGTCGCCAGCTACATCCAGGCGATCGAGCAGCTCACCGTCACCACCCTGCGGAACATCATCGGCGGCATGGACCTGGAGCGGACCCTGACCTCCCGCGAGGAGATCAACGCGGCCCTGCGCGGCGTACTCGACGAGGCCACCGGCAAGTGGGGCATCCGCGTCAACCGCGTCGAGCTCAAGGCGATCGAGCCGCCGACCTCCATCCAGGACTCGATGGAGAAGCAGATGCGCGCCGAGCGCGACAAGCGCGCCGCGATCCTCACCGCCGAGGGCACCCGCCAGTCCGCGATCCTCACCGCCGAGGGCGAGAAGCAGTCCGCGATCCTCCGCGCCGAGGGCGAGTCCAAGGCCGCCGCCCTGCGCGCCGAGGGCGAGGCCCAGGCGGTCCGCACGGTCTTCGAGGCCATCCACGCCGGCGACCCGGACCAGAAGCTCCTCTCGTACCAGTACCTCCAGATGCTCCCGAAGATCGCCGAGGGCGACGCCAACAAGCTCTGGATCGTCCCCAGCGAGATCGGCGACGCACTCAAGGGCCTCTCCGGCGCCTTCGGCAACAAGGACGGCAGCGTCCCCGGCTTCAACACCAAGGCCGCGGGGACCGAAAGGCGAGACGAACCGCCGGTTGACTGA
- a CDS encoding NfeD family protein, translated as MDIDAWVWWLIGAVGLGIPLVLTAMPEFGMFSVGAVAGAVTAALGFGVVPQVLVFVVVSVALIAVVRPIATRHRDDRPRHATGIDALKGRQAVVLERVDVHGGRIKLAGEIWSARTLDTGQSFEPGEQVDVVDIDGATAVVM; from the coding sequence GTGGACATCGACGCATGGGTCTGGTGGCTGATCGGCGCGGTGGGGCTCGGCATTCCGCTGGTCCTGACCGCGATGCCCGAGTTCGGCATGTTCTCGGTCGGAGCGGTCGCGGGGGCGGTGACCGCCGCCCTCGGCTTCGGCGTCGTCCCCCAGGTACTCGTCTTCGTCGTCGTCTCGGTGGCGCTCATCGCGGTCGTACGCCCGATCGCCACCCGGCACCGCGACGACAGACCCCGGCACGCCACCGGGATCGACGCCCTGAAGGGCCGTCAGGCCGTCGTCCTGGAACGGGTCGACGTCCACGGCGGCCGCATCAAGCTCGCCGGGGAGATCTGGTCCGCGCGGACGCTCGACACCGGACAGAGCTTCGAACCGGGCGAACAGGTGGACGTCGTGGACATCGACGGGGCCACCGCCGTCGTCATGTGA
- a CDS encoding ABC transporter ATP-binding protein — protein sequence MSDVLELVDVSVVRDGRALVDEVSWSVKEGERWVILGPNGAGKTTLLNIASSYLFPTKGTAHILGERLGGVGTDVFELRPRIGMAGIAMAEKLPKRQTVLQTVLTAAYGMTATWHEDYDPVDEQRAKAFLDRLGMNDYLDRKFGTLSEGERKRTLIARAMMTDPELLLLDEPAAGLDLGGREDLVRRLGRLARDPYAPSMIMVTHHVEEIAPGFTHVLMIRQGKVLAAGPVEMELTSRNLSHCFGLPLVVERVGDRWTAHGLPLK from the coding sequence ATGAGCGATGTACTGGAGCTGGTGGACGTATCCGTGGTCCGCGACGGACGGGCTCTGGTGGACGAGGTCTCCTGGTCGGTCAAGGAGGGCGAGCGCTGGGTGATCCTCGGACCCAACGGCGCCGGCAAGACCACCCTTCTGAACATCGCCTCCAGCTACCTCTTCCCCACCAAGGGCACCGCCCACATCCTGGGCGAGCGGCTCGGCGGCGTCGGCACCGACGTCTTCGAGCTCCGTCCCCGCATCGGCATGGCCGGCATCGCGATGGCGGAGAAGCTCCCCAAGCGCCAGACCGTCCTGCAGACCGTCCTCACCGCCGCGTACGGCATGACCGCCACCTGGCACGAGGACTACGACCCGGTCGACGAGCAGCGCGCCAAGGCCTTCCTCGACCGCCTCGGCATGAACGACTACCTGGACCGCAAGTTCGGGACCCTCTCCGAGGGCGAGCGCAAGCGCACCCTGATCGCCCGCGCGATGATGACCGACCCCGAGCTCCTCCTCCTCGACGAGCCCGCCGCCGGCCTCGACCTCGGTGGCCGTGAGGACCTCGTCCGCCGTCTCGGCCGCCTCGCCCGCGACCCGTACGCCCCCTCCATGATCATGGTCACCCACCACGTCGAGGAGATCGCCCCCGGCTTCACCCACGTCCTGATGATCCGTCAGGGCAAGGTGCTCGCGGCCGGCCCCGTGGAGATGGAACTGACCTCCCGCAACCTCTCCCACTGCTTCGGCCTGCCGCTCGTCGTCGAGCGCGTCGGCGACCGCTGGACCGCCCACGGCCTGCCCCTGAAGTAG
- a CDS encoding chaplin, producing the protein MKNLKKAAALTMVAGGIVAAGAGVASAHGGAEAVGKAVESPGVASGNLVQVPVHVPVNVSGNTVNVIGLLNPAFGNHALNG; encoded by the coding sequence GTGAAGAACCTCAAGAAGGCCGCTGCCCTCACCATGGTCGCCGGTGGCATCGTCGCCGCCGGTGCGGGTGTCGCCTCCGCCCACGGGGGCGCCGAGGCCGTGGGCAAGGCCGTCGAGTCGCCGGGCGTCGCCTCCGGCAACCTGGTGCAGGTCCCGGTCCACGTCCCCGTGAACGTCTCCGGCAACACGGTCAACGTGATCGGCCTGCTCAACCCGGCCTTCGGCAACCACGCCCTCAACGGCTGA
- a CDS encoding response regulator, translating into MADKQIRVLLVDDHQVVRRGLRTFLEVQDDIEVVGEASDGAEGVDRAEELRPDVVLMDVKMPGTDGIEALKRLRALDNPAKVLVVTSFTEQRTVVPALRAGAAGYVYKDIDPDALAGAIRSVHAGHVLLQPEVAGALLAQEDSHGGTGRGSTLTEREREVLGLIADGRSNREIARALVLSEKTVKTHVSNILMKLDLADRTQAALWAVRHGLTH; encoded by the coding sequence GTGGCTGACAAGCAGATCCGTGTCCTGCTGGTCGACGACCACCAGGTCGTCCGCAGGGGCCTGCGCACCTTTCTGGAGGTGCAGGACGACATAGAGGTGGTGGGGGAGGCCTCCGACGGCGCCGAGGGCGTCGACCGGGCCGAGGAGCTCCGCCCCGACGTCGTCCTCATGGACGTGAAGATGCCCGGTACGGACGGCATCGAGGCGCTGAAGCGGCTCCGCGCGCTCGACAACCCCGCGAAGGTCCTCGTCGTCACCAGCTTCACCGAGCAGCGGACGGTGGTCCCCGCGCTCCGCGCCGGCGCCGCCGGATACGTCTACAAGGACATCGACCCGGACGCGCTCGCCGGCGCGATCCGCTCCGTCCACGCGGGGCACGTCCTGCTCCAGCCCGAGGTCGCGGGCGCGCTCCTCGCCCAGGAGGACTCCCACGGCGGTACGGGCCGGGGCTCGACCCTCACCGAGCGGGAGCGCGAGGTGCTCGGCCTGATCGCGGACGGGAGGTCCAACCGGGAGATCGCCCGCGCGCTCGTCCTCTCCGAGAAGACGGTCAAGACGCACGTCTCGAACATCCTCATGAAGCTGGATCTCGCGGACCGCACCCAGGCGGCCCTCTGGGCGGTCCGCCACGGCCTCACCCACTGA
- a CDS encoding GAF domain-containing sensor histidine kinase yields MSHRPSSGLAAVSTALLAMSRHLEVRDVLKTIVASARELLDAEYAALGVPDDHGGFAQFVVDGVSDEQWKAIGPLPRQHGILAAMLHKAEPERLADVREDPRFGGWPSAHPEMSDFLGLPVRDGDEILGALFLANKRCPKETGGCGFTAEDEELLSILAQHAAIALTNARLYERSRELTIAEERSRLAHELHDAVSQKLFSLRLTAQAAAALVDRDPARAKGELQQVAALAAEAADELRAAVVELRPAALDEDGLVHTLRTQIQVLDRAHTARVTFESPGTRALPAAQEEAVLRVAQEALHNALRHADAELVTVALTRAGQGARLTVADDGKGFDPSTVRSAGRHLGLVSMRDRASGVGGSLTVTSALGEGTTIEMEVPGG; encoded by the coding sequence ATGAGCCATCGACCGAGCTCCGGCCTGGCCGCCGTGAGCACCGCCCTCCTGGCGATGAGCCGCCACCTGGAGGTCCGCGACGTCCTCAAGACGATCGTCGCCTCCGCCCGCGAGCTCCTCGACGCCGAGTACGCCGCCCTGGGCGTCCCCGACGACCACGGCGGCTTCGCCCAGTTCGTCGTCGACGGCGTCAGCGACGAGCAGTGGAAGGCGATCGGCCCGCTGCCCCGCCAGCACGGCATCCTCGCCGCCATGCTCCACAAGGCCGAGCCCGAGCGCCTCGCCGACGTCCGCGAGGACCCCCGGTTCGGCGGCTGGCCCTCCGCCCACCCCGAGATGTCCGACTTCCTCGGCCTCCCCGTCAGGGACGGCGACGAGATCCTCGGCGCCCTCTTCCTCGCCAACAAGCGCTGCCCGAAGGAGACCGGCGGCTGCGGCTTCACCGCCGAGGACGAGGAACTCCTCTCGATCCTCGCCCAGCACGCCGCCATCGCCCTCACCAACGCCCGCCTGTACGAGCGCAGCCGCGAGCTCACCATCGCCGAGGAGCGCTCCCGCCTCGCCCACGAGCTGCACGACGCCGTCAGCCAGAAGCTGTTCTCGCTCCGGCTGACCGCCCAGGCCGCCGCCGCCCTCGTCGACCGCGACCCCGCCCGCGCCAAGGGCGAGCTCCAGCAGGTCGCCGCGCTCGCCGCCGAGGCCGCGGACGAGCTGCGGGCCGCCGTCGTCGAGCTCCGCCCCGCGGCCCTCGACGAGGACGGCCTCGTCCACACCCTCCGTACCCAGATCCAGGTCCTGGACCGCGCCCACACCGCCCGGGTCACCTTCGAGAGCCCCGGGACCCGCGCGCTGCCCGCCGCGCAGGAGGAGGCCGTGCTCCGGGTCGCCCAGGAGGCCCTGCACAACGCGCTGCGGCACGCGGACGCGGAGCTCGTCACCGTCGCCCTCACCCGCGCGGGCCAGGGCGCGCGGCTCACCGTCGCCGACGACGGGAAGGGCTTCGACCCCAGTACGGTCCGGAGCGCGGGCCGCCACCTCGGCCTGGTCTCCATGCGGGACCGGGCGAGCGGGGTCGGCGGATCGCTCACCGTCACCTCGGCCCTCGGCGAGGGCACCACGATCGAGATGGAGGTTCCCGGTGGCTGA
- a CDS encoding transglycosylase SLT domain-containing protein yields the protein MSANTPGHSRGLKKTHKATIAGVAALGAAALTLSLVPGNGSTETEPQALAGTQQVAWSYNANSPQAKALAASVTEQHTTVGLKAKQEADAKAKAAAKAKADAKAKAAAKAKADAKAKADAKAKAAAKAKADAKKRAAAKTAASRSVARTPVFANNLDGWIREALFIMDKHNIPGSYHGLHKNIMRESSGNPRAINNWDINAINGVPSKGLLQVIYPTFKAYHVPGTAFDQYDPVANIVAAANYAADRYGSIDNVNSAY from the coding sequence ATGTCTGCGAACACCCCTGGCCACAGTCGTGGTCTGAAGAAGACCCACAAGGCCACGATCGCCGGTGTCGCCGCCCTGGGCGCCGCCGCGCTCACCCTCTCCCTGGTCCCCGGCAACGGCTCCACCGAGACCGAGCCGCAGGCTCTCGCCGGTACGCAGCAGGTGGCCTGGTCGTACAACGCGAACAGCCCGCAGGCGAAGGCCCTGGCCGCCAGCGTCACCGAGCAGCACACCACCGTCGGCCTGAAGGCCAAGCAGGAGGCCGACGCGAAGGCGAAGGCCGCCGCCAAGGCGAAGGCCGACGCGAAGGCCAAGGCCGCCGCCAAGGCGAAGGCGGACGCCAAGGCCAAGGCCGACGCGAAGGCGAAGGCCGCCGCCAAGGCGAAGGCCGACGCGAAGAAGCGCGCCGCGGCGAAGACGGCCGCGAGCCGTTCCGTCGCCCGCACCCCGGTCTTCGCGAACAACCTCGACGGCTGGATCCGCGAGGCCCTGTTCATCATGGACAAGCACAACATCCCGGGCAGCTACCACGGCCTGCACAAGAACATCATGCGCGAGTCCAGCGGCAACCCGCGGGCCATCAACAACTGGGACATCAACGCCATCAACGGCGTGCCGTCCAAGGGTCTGCTCCAGGTCATCTACCCGACCTTCAAGGCCTACCACGTGCCCGGCACCGCGTTCGACCAGTACGACCCGGTCGCCAACATCGTCGCCGCCGCCAACTACGCGGCCGACCGCTACGGCTCGATCGACAACGTCAACAGCGCCTACTGA